CGCCAGTTGACATACGGGAATGACTACGTTCCGAGAGCTCACAACAGGAAATCCACAATATAGTGGGAGTTGATAAGCGGCCGCTCGGCGGCGTCACTGTGTCGGCACGTGACCGCCGTGACCGGAGTCGTGCCGATCGGTATCGAGTGCGGGGACGGCGGAAACGCGTCGGAAGACGGCCTCGGGATCGCGATTCCAGTGCCAGTGCCAGCGGGTCTTCGTGAGACACCACAGCTTTCGAGTCGATGACAGCGCGGGGTCCCGACTGAGGACGTCGTAGTTTTGGGACCGAATAACGGTGTGGTGTTCCGCGTAGAGGACGGCCGCGAGCAACACGGGTAGCTGGCAGTCTTCGGGGAGATACCGAATCCCCGCGACGCCCTCCCGATACAGATCCTCCGTTCGCTTGAGTTCTGCAGCCATCGCGGCGGCGAACGAGTCCGAGTACTCGAGTCGTTCGATCTGTTCCGGTGAGACGCCGTGTGTATCGAGCGTCTCCTGGGGGAGGTAGATCCGATCGCGTTCGAGAATGTCCTCGCGGACGTCCCGCAGGAAATTCGTCATCTGGAATGCCTCGCCGAGTTTGACGGCGTGTGGGAGCGCGGCCGCCCGGTCCTCGGGCTCCATGATCGCAGTCATCATCACGCCGACCGCGGACGCCGACCCTCGCATGTACGACTCGAGATCGGCGTAGCTCTCGTAGCGGTCGGTGTCGATATCCGACTGCATCGCGTCGATGAAGGAGTTGATTTCGGCGTCGGAGATATCGTACTCGCGGCGAAGTTCGCCGAACGCTT
Above is a window of Natronorubrum tibetense GA33 DNA encoding:
- a CDS encoding phytoene/squalene synthase family protein, with amino-acid sequence MQQEHIDVGKAIQRQTGKTFYLATRFLPERVRHATHVLYAFFRIADEVVDDANGTPPDEQRAELEDLRAQALGETDPDGPVLEAFGELRREYDISDAEINSFIDAMQSDIDTDRYESYADLESYMRGSASAVGVMMTAIMEPEDRAAALPHAVKLGEAFQMTNFLRDVREDILERDRIYLPQETLDTHGVSPEQIERLEYSDSFAAAMAAELKRTEDLYREGVAGIRYLPEDCQLPVLLAAVLYAEHHTVIRSQNYDVLSRDPALSSTRKLWCLTKTRWHWHWNRDPEAVFRRVSAVPALDTDRHDSGHGGHVPTQ